The Deltaproteobacteria bacterium genome window below encodes:
- a CDS encoding CbbQ/NirQ/NorQ/GpvN family protein, which translates to MGNSDIREAQAKACASSKEPYYRPLGREIEIFEAAYKSKMAVLLKGPTGCGKTRFVSHMAWRLGLPVHTVACHDDLTSSDLVGRYLIKGRETVWMDGPLTTAVRGGGICYLDEVVEARKDTTVILHPLSDDRRVLSVEKTGEEIHAPDNFMLVISYNPGYQHILKDLKPSTRQRFISLEFDYPPEEVESEIVAMESGLDAELAGKLVRAGRRMRKLVDSGLESPPGTRLLVHAAALINQGLSPEEASEAAIVRPVTDDLELHKAMMDILKASF; encoded by the coding sequence ATGGGCAATTCTGATATAAGGGAGGCGCAGGCGAAAGCCTGCGCCTCCTCTAAAGAGCCGTACTACAGACCCCTTGGCCGTGAAATAGAGATATTCGAGGCCGCTTACAAGTCGAAGATGGCAGTGCTTCTAAAGGGGCCGACCGGGTGCGGCAAGACCCGCTTCGTTTCGCACATGGCATGGAGGCTCGGGCTTCCGGTCCATACGGTCGCCTGCCATGACGACCTCACGAGCTCGGACCTCGTCGGGCGATACCTCATAAAGGGGCGCGAGACCGTATGGATGGACGGCCCGCTTACCACCGCCGTCCGGGGCGGCGGCATCTGCTACCTTGACGAGGTGGTGGAGGCGCGAAAAGACACTACCGTAATACTCCATCCCCTTTCGGACGACAGGCGCGTCCTTTCGGTTGAGAAGACGGGCGAGGAGATCCATGCCCCGGATAATTTCATGCTGGTCATATCATATAACCCTGGCTACCAGCACATATTGAAGGACTTGAAGCCGTCGACGCGCCAGAGATTCATCTCGCTCGAGTTCGATTACCCGCCCGAGGAGGTCGAATCAGAGATAGTCGCGATGGAGAGCGGGCTCGACGCGGAGCTTGCGGGCAAGCTCGTCCGCGCCGGGCGGAGGATGAGGAAGCTCGTGGACTCCGGGCTTGAGTCGCCTCCGGGCACAAGGCTCCTGGTGCACGCGGCCGCCCTTATAAATCAGGGGCTTTCGCCTGAGGAGGCTTCCGAGGCGGCGATTGTAAGGCCGGTCACAGATGATCTGGAGCTCCATAAGGCGATGATGGATATACTTAAGGCATCGTTTTAA
- a CDS encoding metalloregulator ArsR/SmtB family transcription factor: MKKEVFKLQAEICKTLANPKRLEIINALRDGELPVAEIVERLAATSANVSQHLAVLRQRRVVTARREGANIYYRINNPKIIEACSLMKAVLLDQLEENEKLAVSIKKEKHR; the protein is encoded by the coding sequence ATGAAAAAGGAAGTCTTCAAGCTCCAGGCAGAGATATGCAAGACGCTGGCGAACCCGAAGCGGCTCGAGATAATCAACGCCCTGAGGGACGGCGAGCTCCCGGTCGCCGAGATAGTCGAAAGGCTCGCCGCGACCAGTGCGAACGTATCGCAGCACCTTGCAGTGCTCCGCCAGAGGAGGGTCGTCACCGCCAGGAGGGAAGGCGCGAACATCTACTACCGCATAAACAATCCCAAGATAATTGAGGCATGTTCGCTCATGAAGGCGGTCCTCCTCGATCAGCTTGAGGAAAACGAAAAGCTCGCCGTGAGCATTAAAAAAGAGAAACACCGCTAA
- a CDS encoding efflux RND transporter periplasmic adaptor subunit yields MKMALVVPILALALAGCGEKTASENGGVQRGEIAGITVLEVSREPVTDIYEAPGTIKAATVSEVSSRAMGKVASINVREGDTVRKGQVLLTIEDSDTSQREAAARAGLGEAEKGLQAARERMKLADAAYRRYGALHEAKAVSLHEFETVSMQRETAKLEYERMEEAVNRARALSREAEITRGFAKVASPLDGVVSKKMIDEGSMALPGVPLLVVEDTSAFVIEAPIIERLAGKIRPGDAARAKVDSLEGEYDAVITEVMPSLDPLTRTFNVKASVKGDGLRTGLFARLLVATGEREALAVPKGAIVSKGQLTGVYVVGEDGTALYRLVRLGRPVGGGSVEAVSGLWPGERVITGGTERAFDGGIVKENK; encoded by the coding sequence ATGAAAATGGCTCTTGTCGTTCCCATCCTCGCCCTTGCCCTCGCGGGCTGCGGGGAAAAGACCGCCTCGGAGAATGGCGGCGTTCAAAGGGGCGAGATCGCCGGCATTACGGTCCTCGAAGTATCGCGCGAGCCGGTTACGGATATATACGAGGCGCCGGGCACGATAAAGGCCGCGACAGTAAGCGAGGTCTCCTCCAGGGCCATGGGAAAAGTCGCTTCGATAAATGTGCGCGAAGGGGATACGGTCAGGAAGGGCCAGGTCCTCCTCACCATAGAGGACAGCGACACCTCGCAAAGAGAGGCGGCTGCCAGGGCCGGCCTCGGCGAGGCGGAAAAGGGCCTTCAAGCCGCGCGCGAAAGGATGAAGCTTGCGGATGCCGCGTACCGGAGGTACGGCGCGCTCCACGAAGCGAAGGCCGTATCCCTCCACGAGTTCGAGACCGTTTCGATGCAGAGGGAGACCGCAAAACTGGAATACGAGCGCATGGAAGAGGCCGTAAATAGGGCGCGGGCGCTCTCGCGTGAAGCCGAAATAACGAGGGGCTTCGCGAAGGTCGCATCCCCTCTCGACGGCGTCGTCTCGAAAAAGATGATAGACGAGGGCAGCATGGCCTTGCCCGGCGTTCCACTGCTGGTGGTCGAGGATACTTCCGCTTTCGTTATAGAGGCTCCCATAATAGAAAGGCTTGCCGGAAAGATACGGCCCGGAGATGCGGCCAGGGCCAAGGTGGATTCGCTTGAAGGAGAATACGATGCGGTTATAACCGAGGTGATGCCGTCCCTGGACCCGCTAACGAGGACTTTCAATGTAAAGGCTTCGGTCAAGGGAGATGGGCTCCGTACAGGGCTCTTCGCCCGCCTCCTTGTCGCTACGGGCGAAAGGGAGGCCCTGGCCGTGCCTAAGGGCGCCATCGTCTCAAAGGGGCAGCTGACTGGCGTTTATGTGGTGGGCGAGGACGGGACCGCGCTCTACCGGCTCGTACGGCTCGGTAGGCCCGTAGGAGGCGGCAGTGTCGAGGCCGTCTCCGGTCTCTGGCCGGGTGAAAGAGTCATCACCGGCGGCACGGAACGCGCGTTTGACGGCGGCATCGTAAAGGAAAACAAATGA
- a CDS encoding DUF2892 domain-containing protein — MTVERYLRLIAGVFILLSLFLSVLHSEYWLLFTAFVGLNLAQSSFTNWCPMMSFLKMLGVKDCCQA; from the coding sequence ATGACGGTTGAAAGATACCTGAGACTCATAGCCGGAGTATTCATCCTGCTTTCCCTGTTTTTGTCAGTGCTCCACTCCGAGTACTGGCTTCTTTTCACTGCCTTCGTGGGGCTTAACCTCGCCCAGTCATCTTTTACCAACTGGTGCCCAATGATGAGTTTTCTTAAGATGCTCGGGGTAAAAGACTGCTGCCAGGCCTGA
- a CDS encoding cytochrome c codes for MTKMSARNMFIVATVVVTAVFLYLTYLSHAAFTAMTNPEDITPQVAHGKEVWEKHACINCHTLLGEGAYYAPELGNVIERRGEPFLRTVLETTAVEGWGGTRRMPRFDLSAEDIDSLVEFFKWMNRVDTNNWPPNKEG; via the coding sequence ATGACCAAGATGTCGGCAAGAAACATGTTCATCGTGGCGACTGTCGTAGTGACGGCTGTTTTCCTCTACCTCACCTACCTGTCCCACGCGGCCTTCACCGCAATGACGAACCCTGAGGATATCACCCCCCAGGTGGCGCACGGCAAGGAGGTCTGGGAGAAGCACGCGTGCATCAATTGCCACACGCTCCTGGGGGAGGGGGCATATTACGCGCCTGAGCTCGGAAATGTGATCGAGAGGCGCGGCGAGCCTTTTCTCCGGACCGTCCTTGAGACCACGGCAGTTGAGGGCTGGGGCGGGACCAGGAGGATGCCTCGTTTCGACCTTTCCGCGGAGGACATAGACAGCCTCGTCGAGTTCTTCAAGTGGATGAACCGGGTGGACACGAACAACTGGCCCCCGAACAAGGAAGGCTAA
- a CDS encoding cbb3-type cytochrome c oxidase subunit I, whose protein sequence is MKYQFESQRVSYPYFVAAMLLFGAQIIFGLLIGAQYLWPDLLFPAIPFNIGRMIHINLLVVWLIFGFMGAAYYLLPEEVEGEIYSTKLAMVQFWLFLAGGAAAIVGYLFRWHDGREFLEQPTLIKIGIVIVVLMFIYNMIMTMIKGRRRTSISIVLLIGFLGLAVFYLFAFYKPANMTVDKYYWWWVVHLWVEGVWELIMAAFLSFLLIKLTGIDREVAEKWLYVIIGLTFLTGIIGTGHHYYWIGTPAFWQTWGAWFSAIEVLPFAAMVAFSFKMVSKRARQHPNRAAVLWTVGAAVLSFLGAGVWGFMHTLPQVNFYTHGTQITASHGHLAFYGAYAVIVLAMASYAVPNLRKATGIITHQKQEVFAFWTMAISMVFIALALTGAGIVQVYLQRVLGISYMETQAYMGVFYGIRLFFGVTFAIGLVVYLYDFFFPGRSKSLNVA, encoded by the coding sequence ATGAAATACCAGTTCGAGTCACAACGGGTCAGCTACCCTTACTTCGTGGCTGCCATGCTGCTCTTCGGAGCGCAGATAATCTTCGGGCTCCTTATCGGCGCCCAGTATCTCTGGCCGGACCTTCTTTTTCCGGCAATCCCCTTCAATATCGGCAGGATGATACACATAAACCTGCTCGTAGTGTGGCTCATATTCGGCTTCATGGGCGCGGCCTATTATCTTTTGCCCGAGGAGGTCGAAGGCGAGATATACAGCACCAAACTGGCAATGGTCCAGTTCTGGCTCTTCCTCGCTGGGGGTGCTGCCGCCATAGTGGGCTACCTCTTCAGGTGGCATGACGGGAGGGAGTTTTTGGAGCAGCCTACCCTCATAAAGATAGGCATAGTCATAGTGGTCCTGATGTTCATCTATAATATGATAATGACCATGATCAAGGGGAGGCGGAGGACGAGCATCTCAATAGTCCTCCTCATCGGCTTTCTAGGGCTCGCGGTCTTCTATCTCTTCGCCTTTTACAAGCCGGCGAACATGACAGTAGATAAGTATTACTGGTGGTGGGTGGTCCATCTCTGGGTCGAGGGCGTATGGGAGCTCATAATGGCCGCTTTCCTGTCGTTCCTCCTGATAAAGCTCACGGGCATAGACCGCGAGGTCGCGGAGAAGTGGCTCTATGTCATAATCGGCCTCACGTTCCTTACGGGCATCATAGGCACGGGCCACCACTACTACTGGATAGGCACCCCGGCTTTCTGGCAGACCTGGGGCGCGTGGTTTTCGGCCATAGAGGTTCTGCCCTTCGCTGCGATGGTGGCCTTCAGCTTCAAGATGGTCAGCAAGCGCGCCCGCCAGCACCCGAACCGCGCTGCCGTGCTCTGGACCGTAGGCGCGGCCGTGCTGAGCTTCCTTGGCGCCGGGGTATGGGGCTTCATGCACACTCTTCCGCAGGTCAACTTCTACACGCACGGCACGCAGATAACGGCGAGCCACGGCCACCTCGCGTTCTACGGCGCATACGCCGTCATCGTCCTTGCGATGGCGAGCTACGCGGTCCCGAACTTGAGGAAAGCGACCGGCATAATAACCCACCAGAAGCAGGAAGTTTTCGCCTTCTGGACCATGGCAATCTCGATGGTCTTCATAGCGCTCGCGCTTACCGGGGCGGGGATAGTCCAGGTGTATCTCCAGAGGGTGCTCGGCATCTCCTATATGGAAACGCAGGCGTACATGGGCGTATTCTACGGCATTAGGCTCTTCTTCGGAGTGACCTTTGCCATAGGGCTCGTCGTTTACCTCTACGACTTCTTTTTCCCGGGTAGGTCCAAGTCCCTTAACGTGGCATGA
- a CDS encoding TolC family protein gives MPKTMLSVAFFIILSSAGALASEGAITLKQAIELGLRENPGLKAAASSTEAAREDIGIARSALLPKIALEERFMRTTNPTFAFSSKLNQERFAQDDFAITSLNSPDAINDFQTSISFEQPLYLRGAGIGLRMAKEEYSARKDELEGKREAAAFEIGSTYLLVNTAREFARVADQGLEDAREHLRLAEARYGSGLGLLSDVLRARTGVVEAEQRLVTAGKELRVARRALGLLLGLEGEIVTADEVEAPALKELDYYLTASARRSDLSSMSRRRDNAGNAVELARSGYYPMIGVGGAYFLNDHRAPFGAEGESWQVSAFLRWNIFDGGLRSHESKKASHLANEAAHRLEGLRKTAVFSVHEAWLSVEEAKKNLELSEAALRSAEEGERLVRLRYENSLSPIIDLLDARLSLEGARADRVMRKNALSTALLNLSFQAGTLLEDLREE, from the coding sequence ATGCCGAAGACCATGCTTTCAGTTGCATTCTTCATAATCCTTTCTTCTGCGGGCGCGCTCGCATCAGAGGGTGCAATCACCCTTAAGCAGGCCATTGAGCTGGGCTTGAGGGAAAACCCCGGCCTCAAGGCCGCGGCAAGCTCAACCGAGGCCGCAAGGGAGGATATCGGCATCGCAAGGAGCGCGCTCCTGCCGAAGATAGCGCTCGAAGAGCGCTTCATGAGGACCACTAACCCGACCTTCGCCTTCTCCTCCAAGCTTAACCAAGAGCGGTTCGCCCAGGACGACTTCGCGATAACATCGCTCAACAGCCCCGATGCGATAAACGATTTCCAGACGTCAATATCTTTCGAACAGCCGCTTTATTTAAGGGGCGCTGGAATAGGGCTACGGATGGCGAAAGAGGAGTATTCTGCCAGAAAGGATGAGCTTGAGGGGAAGAGGGAGGCGGCCGCATTCGAGATAGGGTCTACATACCTTCTCGTAAATACAGCAAGGGAGTTCGCGCGCGTTGCCGATCAGGGGCTGGAGGACGCAAGGGAGCACCTGAGGCTTGCCGAGGCCCGATACGGCTCGGGGCTTGGCCTTCTCTCGGACGTACTGAGGGCAAGGACAGGCGTTGTCGAGGCAGAGCAGAGGCTCGTCACGGCGGGAAAGGAGCTAAGGGTCGCGAGGAGGGCCCTCGGGCTGCTCCTCGGCCTTGAAGGGGAGATCGTCACCGCAGACGAAGTAGAGGCCCCGGCACTGAAGGAGCTCGATTATTACCTTACGGCCTCAGCCAGGAGGAGCGACTTGAGCTCCATGTCCCGGAGGCGCGATAACGCCGGGAACGCCGTAGAGCTTGCCCGGTCCGGCTATTACCCGATGATAGGAGTAGGCGGCGCTTATTTCCTCAACGACCACAGGGCACCATTCGGCGCCGAAGGAGAAAGCTGGCAGGTCTCCGCGTTCCTCAGATGGAACATCTTCGACGGAGGACTCAGGAGCCATGAATCCAAAAAAGCCAGCCACCTGGCGAACGAGGCGGCCCACCGGCTCGAGGGGCTCAGGAAAACGGCGGTCTTCAGCGTGCACGAGGCGTGGCTGAGTGTCGAGGAGGCAAAAAAAAATCTCGAGCTATCGGAGGCGGCGCTCCGGAGCGCGGAGGAAGGCGAGCGTCTCGTGAGGCTACGGTATGAAAACTCGCTCTCGCCAATTATAGACCTGCTGGATGCCAGGCTGAGCCTTGAAGGCGCGCGGGCCGACCGGGTGATGAGAAAAAACGCGCTCTCGACGGCGCTCCTTAACCTCAGCTTCCAGGCCGGGACGCTGCTTGAAGACCTTAGAGAGGAGTAG
- a CDS encoding DUF1540 domain-containing protein, with protein MPKVKACEVTECAYNIDRNCHAIAITVGNSEAARCDTFHRHQKGGIKSLTGGVGACKMDDCKFNTDLECYADGINVATNGGEAICKTFTRR; from the coding sequence ATGCCGAAAGTAAAGGCCTGCGAGGTTACCGAGTGCGCTTACAACATCGACAGGAACTGCCATGCAATAGCAATAACCGTCGGCAACTCTGAGGCGGCAAGGTGCGATACCTTTCACAGGCATCAGAAGGGCGGCATAAAAAGCCTGACCGGCGGCGTAGGGGCCTGCAAGATGGACGATTGCAAGTTCAACACCGACCTTGAGTGTTACGCGGATGGAATAAATGTAGCGACAAACGGCGGCGAGGCTATCTGTAAGACCTTCACCAGAAGATAG